In Aptenodytes patagonicus chromosome 6, bAptPat1.pri.cur, whole genome shotgun sequence, one genomic interval encodes:
- the DUSP28 gene encoding dual specificity phosphatase 28 → MLQLCKVTASLLIGNARAACNEDLLTREGVTFCVNVTRQQPFPGLQQVRGIRIPVFDDPAEDLYRYFEQCSDAIEEAVKSGGKCLVYCKNGRSRSAAICTAYLMRHRKLPLKDAFETVKTARPVAEPNAGFWSQLQRYEEDLQIPKQSDLLSKGLKNSNV, encoded by the exons ATGCTTCAGCTCTGCAAGGTCACCGCCTCACTGCTCATCGGCAACGCCAGGGCAGCCTGCAACGAGGACCTGCTCACGCGAGAGGGAGTCACCTTCTGCGTTAATGTCACCAGGCAGCAGCCATTCCCCGGCCTCCAGCAGGTCCGGGGCATACGCATACCTGTGTTCGATGATCCGGCTGAAGACCTGTATCGGTATTTTGAACAGTGCAGCGATGCTATAGAAGAGGCTGTGAAGAGCGGTGGGAAGTGCTTAGTTTACTGTAAAAATGGCCGCAGCCGATCAGCTGCCATTTGCACTGCTTATCTGATGAGACACCGAAAACTCCCACTCAAGGATGCCTTTGAG aCTGTGAAGACTGCCAGACCAGTAGCAGAACCCAATGCAGGATTTTGGTCTCAGCTGCAGAGATATGAAGAAGATTTGCAGATACCAAAGCAGTCCGATCTGCTGAGCAAAGGACTTAAAAATAGCAACGTGTGA